A stretch of Candidatus Omnitrophota bacterium DNA encodes these proteins:
- a CDS encoding RNA-directed DNA polymerase gives MVKGLPIGNLTSQFLANLYLNELDYFVKFQLRVRHYIRYMDDFLIFGNDKKALIEVKGKIRDFLKERLALQMHEGKSQIYNTEKGIKFLGFRIYKDYRRLTSDNVRRFRKRLGKFTHLFENGEMNEKEIRDSVRCWVAHSKHASTGGLRHRLFKDLVHKKLESSLKDILLDTMIVADV, from the coding sequence ATGGTAAAAGGTTTGCCTATAGGCAACCTGACTAGCCAGTTCCTCGCAAACCTTTACTTAAATGAGTTGGATTATTTTGTCAAGTTTCAATTAAGGGTTCGCCATTACATAAGATATATGGATGATTTTTTGATCTTTGGCAATGATAAGAAAGCGCTTATTGAAGTTAAAGGTAAGATAAGGGATTTTTTAAAGGAGAGATTAGCGCTTCAGATGCATGAAGGAAAATCCCAGATTTACAATACCGAGAAAGGGATCAAGTTCTTAGGGTTCAGGATATATAAGGATTATAGGCGCCTTACATCTGATAATGTCAGGCGCTTCAGAAAAAGGCTCGGGAAATTTACTCATCTCTTTGAAAACGGCGAAATGAATGAGAAGGAGATCCGCGATTCCGTCCGCTGTTGGGTGGCGCACAGCAAGCACGCCAGTACAGGCGGCTTGCGGCATAGGCTGTTTAAGGATCTGGTACATAAAAAGCTCGAGAGTTCGCTCAAGGATATATTACTGGATACCATGATTGTAGCTGACGTTTAA
- a CDS encoding reverse transcriptase domain-containing protein — MKKLTGLYSQIVSKENLYRSAYMAARSRRYRDSVADFNFLLEEEIEKLHRELTDKTYRHGKYRVFNVYDPKERKIAAAPFRDRVVHHAVHDVIEPFIDRTFIYDSYACRKDKGSHKALDRAQRFLKSNRFCLHADVKKFFPSIDRGILKSMLAKRITDEPLLRLINGIIDSARQIAENAGGGG, encoded by the coding sequence ATGAAGAAATTAACCGGCCTGTATTCCCAGATAGTTTCCAAAGAAAATCTCTATCGTTCCGCCTATATGGCGGCGAGGTCCCGGCGATACAGGGACTCGGTAGCGGATTTTAACTTCCTTCTTGAAGAGGAGATCGAGAAACTGCACAGGGAATTGACGGATAAGACTTACAGGCACGGGAAGTACCGTGTCTTTAACGTATACGACCCGAAGGAGCGCAAGATCGCCGCCGCGCCTTTCAGGGACAGGGTAGTCCATCATGCCGTGCATGACGTTATCGAGCCGTTCATTGACAGGACTTTTATTTACGATTCATACGCCTGCAGGAAGGATAAGGGGTCGCATAAGGCCCTGGACAGAGCCCAGAGGTTTTTAAAGTCGAACAGGTTCTGTCTTCACGCGGATGTGAAGAAATTTTTCCCTTCGATTGACCGCGGTATACTTAAAAGTATGCTCGCCAAAAGAATTACGGATGAGCCTCTACTGCGGCTTATCAATGGGATAATCGATTCAGCGAGGCAGATAGCGGAAAATGCCGGGGGGGGGGGGTAA
- the avd gene encoding diversity-generating retroelement protein Avd has translation MKKITPVVEKHYRLILWMLPKIANFPKDQRFLLADRIETILLDILEMLIEAVYSKNKREILIKVNLKLDALRFMMRIAKDMKYVNIHAYDFFCQSSIEVGKMVGGWLKSSAL, from the coding sequence ATGAAGAAAATAACTCCCGTAGTCGAGAAGCATTACCGGTTGATCCTCTGGATGCTGCCCAAGATCGCGAACTTTCCGAAGGACCAGAGGTTTTTACTGGCGGACAGGATCGAAACGATCCTTCTGGATATACTGGAGATGTTGATCGAAGCTGTTTATTCAAAAAATAAAAGAGAGATATTGATAAAAGTAAATTTAAAGTTAGATGCCTTACGTTTTATGATGCGTATAGCCAAAGATATGAAATACGTCAATATACATGCTTATGATTTTTTCTGCCAATCGTCCATAGAGGTAGGGAAGATGGTCGGCGGCTGGTTAAAATCGTCCGCTCTTTGA
- a CDS encoding SUMF1/EgtB/PvdO family nonheme iron enzyme, with amino-acid sequence MLKRFARSLSSLSLSLSKFRVLFLLVALSAFHYSIFTSQAYANNIIVSNVSLYKAAGQPNGTIGVKFDVVWDNSFTSVDNNGQTFFDRAWVFVKYFDAANAGTDTAWSHATLISGGTVSSYNAQSGTGISADQKGAFCRPGTNQVVYWDYATDGVSPSASISVKVMAIEMVYVPTGSFYVGSGGTETNAFYSYPNTTSPYKISSEDSIIVGTATGNLYYPNSNTYGGDQAGPIPAAFPKGYNGFYMMKYEVNQGQYRDFLNTLNRAQQNQRAGNGTTLASGTTSVTNIYVMANTSVAANIASASNYRSGIRCDAAIPATTPITFYCDYNNNGTPNESTDGEWIACNYVSWPDLCAYADWAGLRPFTELEFEKASIGLMNPIANEYAWGPTAPTAGPTGPTNPGANNETATNNANCSYNGTVSGPMRSGFAATSSSSRYASGGSYYGIMELSGNLWERPVTVGNSTGRLFIGSHGDGSLSTTNTDWPGTNATGSGYRGGGWSTGSSYARVSDRIYAAYTDAGRYYYVGIRCARTSP; translated from the coding sequence ATGTTGAAACGTTTTGCCCGTAGCCTTTCCTCTCTCTCTCTCTCTCTCTCTAAGTTTCGCGTCCTCTTCTTATTAGTAGCACTCTCCGCTTTCCATTATTCAATATTCACCTCCCAGGCTTACGCTAATAATATAATCGTAAGTAATGTCTCCTTATATAAAGCCGCAGGCCAGCCGAACGGTACGATAGGCGTAAAGTTCGACGTTGTCTGGGACAATTCTTTCACTTCCGTAGACAATAACGGCCAGACTTTCTTCGACCGGGCCTGGGTATTCGTGAAGTACTTCGACGCCGCGAATGCCGGTACCGATACAGCCTGGAGCCATGCCACATTAATTTCAGGGGGGACAGTAAGTAGCTATAACGCCCAAAGCGGTACCGGAATAAGCGCCGATCAAAAAGGCGCTTTCTGCAGGCCCGGGACCAACCAAGTCGTATACTGGGATTACGCCACAGATGGAGTCTCTCCTTCGGCTTCTATCTCGGTTAAAGTTATGGCGATAGAAATGGTCTATGTGCCGACGGGTTCGTTCTATGTAGGTTCAGGCGGTACTGAGACAAACGCTTTCTATAGCTATCCCAACACCACCAGCCCTTACAAGATATCCTCTGAAGACTCTATTATTGTGGGCACAGCAACCGGGAATCTCTATTATCCGAATTCAAATACTTATGGCGGCGATCAGGCTGGCCCAATACCTGCCGCTTTCCCCAAAGGTTATAACGGTTTCTACATGATGAAATATGAAGTTAACCAGGGCCAATACCGGGATTTTCTGAATACATTAAACCGTGCCCAGCAGAACCAAAGGGCTGGTAACGGGACAACCCTGGCTTCGGGCACAACATCCGTAACCAATATATATGTTATGGCAAATACCAGTGTTGCCGCTAATATCGCTTCCGCTTCTAATTATCGTAGTGGAATACGATGTGATGCCGCTATTCCAGCCACTACCCCAATAACGTTTTACTGTGATTACAACAATAATGGCACACCGAACGAATCCACTGACGGCGAATGGATAGCCTGTAACTACGTAAGCTGGCCCGACTTATGTGCTTATGCTGATTGGGCGGGACTCCGGCCATTTACAGAGCTTGAGTTTGAAAAGGCGTCTATAGGGCTGATGAACCCGATAGCCAATGAATACGCCTGGGGGCCAACCGCTCCCACCGCTGGTCCTACCGGGCCCACAAATCCCGGCGCGAATAATGAAACTGCTACTAACAACGCTAATTGCTCCTACAACGGTACTGTATCAGGTCCTATGCGCTCAGGATTTGCCGCGACCAGTTCCTCAAGCCGATATGCCTCCGGCGGTTCCTATTACGGAATAATGGAGCTTTCAGGGAATTTATGGGAGAGGCCGGTTACCGTAGGCAATAGTACCGGCAGGTTATTTATCGGAAGTCACGGCGACGGCAGTTTAAGCACAACTAATACCGACTGGCCGGGAACTAACGCGACCGGCTCAGGCTACCGCGGCGGCGGTTGGAGCACCGGCAGTTCCTACGCTCGTGTATCGGACCGTATCTACGCGGCGTACACGGATGCTGGTCGCTACTACTATGTCGGCATTCGCTGTGCCAGGACTTCCCCTTAG
- a CDS encoding AbrB/MazE/SpoVT family DNA-binding domain-containing protein, producing MKTLNKGRYYMSHITSKGQTTIPRAVRALLGLKEGSEIAFKAASGGFMLLRVTTTIKEDNPYTPQEWKKIEKLASAKGKAFDSADAAIRHLHKAS from the coding sequence ATGAAAACACTTAATAAGGGCAGATATTACATGTCGCATATTACCTCAAAAGGTCAGACTACCATTCCAAGAGCCGTGAGGGCTTTGCTCGGCCTTAAAGAAGGATCCGAAATAGCCTTTAAAGCGGCTTCAGGTGGTTTTATGTTATTAAGAGTGACCACAACAATCAAAGAGGATAACCCTTATACACCGCAGGAATGGAAGAAAATCGAAAAGCTTGCCTCCGCGAAAGGAAAGGCGTTTGACAGCGCTGATGCGGCTATAAGACATCTTCATAAGGCATCATAA
- a CDS encoding response regulator, protein MAQKTILVIDDEVGFVDAVKMRLEAYGYNVIGAYNGHDGVEKAKKDLPKVILLDLVMPKVNGFEALLRLKADSRTSTIPVIIITAQSDIEYAFDAGKLGAADYIIKPVSMEGLLELVNKHVQ, encoded by the coding sequence ATGGCGCAAAAAACCATACTTGTGATAGATGACGAGGTTGGTTTTGTCGATGCGGTGAAGATGCGGCTTGAGGCTTATGGATATAACGTCATCGGAGCGTATAACGGCCATGACGGGGTGGAAAAGGCAAAAAAAGATCTGCCCAAAGTCATACTGCTGGACCTCGTTATGCCGAAAGTCAACGGTTTCGAGGCTCTTTTACGGTTAAAGGCCGATTCCAGGACATCTACGATCCCCGTTATAATAATCACGGCGCAGAGCGATATAGAATACGCGTTCGATGCCGGAAAGCTGGGAGCGGCGGATTATATTATAAAGCCGGTGAGCATGGAAGGTCTACTGGAACTCGTCAACAAGCACGTTCAATAA
- a CDS encoding pseudouridine synthase, with product MKLNLYIARCGYCSRRNAALLIKDGKVTVNGKPVLEPWFEVSDDDAVKACGKLLNAEKQVYILFNKPRGVTATCEDKFAEEKITDLIPKRFGRVYPVGRLDKNSRGLIILTNDGDLCHRFTHPKFEIEKEYIVTIEGDAEESIIKKLIRGVEDYGEILKVKSASISKRWPNKTQLTVIICEGKKRHLRRLFEALGYKVLDLLRIRIGRVNLADLKEGKLRLVDKKFIYSACS from the coding sequence ATGAAGCTGAATCTCTACATAGCTCGATGTGGCTATTGTTCCAGGAGGAATGCCGCGCTCCTTATCAAAGACGGTAAAGTCACCGTAAACGGCAAACCCGTGCTTGAACCGTGGTTCGAAGTATCGGATGACGACGCGGTCAAGGCGTGCGGCAAATTATTAAACGCCGAAAAGCAGGTCTATATCCTATTCAATAAGCCGAGGGGCGTAACGGCGACCTGTGAGGACAAATTCGCGGAGGAGAAGATAACTGATTTGATCCCGAAGCGGTTCGGGCGCGTTTATCCCGTAGGAAGGCTCGATAAAAATTCGCGGGGGCTGATAATACTTACGAATGACGGGGATCTTTGCCACCGTTTTACTCATCCGAAGTTTGAGATCGAAAAAGAATATATCGTGACTATAGAGGGCGATGCCGAAGAGTCCATAATCAAGAAGCTGATAAGAGGAGTTGAAGATTACGGAGAGATCCTTAAAGTGAAATCCGCTTCGATAAGTAAAAGATGGCCGAACAAGACGCAACTGACCGTGATCATATGCGAAGGGAAGAAGCGCCATCTGCGCAGGCTCTTTGAGGCTCTCGGGTATAAGGTGCTGGATCTTTTACGCATAAGGATAGGCAGGGTAAACCTGGCGGATCTGAAAGAGGGAAAGCTCAGGCTGGTGGATAAAAAATTTATATATTCGGCCTGTTCTTAG
- a CDS encoding sulfite exporter TauE/SafE family protein, with the protein MPDNLITHLQVFWIGFSFASYGPCLLVCMPVMITYITARQKGWGETAADITVFLSGRLFAYIILGAIAGLSGFYLRRFIETDLTPYFNLASGVISILLGIFVFMYKETKLCACNEYSGKVYNSGSLLALGFLVGISPCGPLTALLFEIALISRSAFEGASYAFSFGLGTFLAGIIVIASLTGIFKGFARKIFRSKTANSIFRISCSAILILFGLGLIRAGIKAL; encoded by the coding sequence GTGCCCGATAATTTAATCACGCATCTTCAGGTCTTCTGGATAGGTTTCAGCTTCGCAAGTTACGGGCCATGCCTTCTGGTCTGCATGCCTGTCATGATAACATATATAACAGCCCGGCAGAAAGGATGGGGAGAGACTGCCGCCGATATAACGGTCTTCCTGTCCGGCAGGCTTTTTGCGTATATTATACTGGGGGCGATAGCCGGTCTATCGGGTTTCTATTTAAGGCGCTTCATCGAAACGGACCTTACGCCGTATTTTAATCTAGCCAGCGGCGTGATAAGCATCCTTTTGGGAATATTTGTATTTATGTATAAAGAAACTAAATTGTGCGCGTGTAATGAATACAGCGGTAAGGTATACAATTCAGGGAGTCTTCTCGCCCTCGGATTTTTAGTGGGAATAAGCCCTTGCGGGCCCTTGACTGCTCTGCTGTTCGAGATCGCGCTCATATCGAGGAGCGCGTTTGAGGGCGCGTCATACGCGTTCTCTTTCGGCCTCGGCACTTTTCTTGCCGGAATCATAGTTATCGCGAGCCTCACCGGTATCTTTAAGGGCTTTGCCCGCAAGATATTCCGTTCAAAAACAGCCAATAGCATATTCAGGATATCCTGTTCAGCCATTTTAATATTATTCGGCCTCGGCCTTATCCGGGCGGGAATTAAAGCGCTATGA
- the amrS gene encoding AmmeMemoRadiSam system radical SAM enzyme, whose amino-acid sequence MRRVIPVALIVSLVVIPAVNISYAAQELSSHAPHIASYWNKVKDKIVQCALCPRRCVLDVGQRGFCTVRVNKDGTLYTLGYGNPVAVHVDPIEKKPFFHVLPGESAFSLAVAGCNMRCLFCQNWQISQSKPDEVTAYDLPPEKVVDEAIKSRSPLIVYTYTEPTVFYEYMLDIAKLARARGLKNGMHSCGYINQEPLKELLKYMDAVNIDLKGFNPDFYRRMGAMAELAPVLETLKTIRNEGVWLEITNLIIPGQNDDPKEIRAMCRWIKDNLGSSVPLHFSRFMPSFKLQNLPPTPVEKLEEAYRIAKEEGLKYVYIGNVPGNEHENTYCPSCGKLVIKRLGYQVWTDGIKDGKCNYCGYNLEGIWKR is encoded by the coding sequence ATGAGAAGAGTGATACCGGTTGCGCTCATCGTATCTTTAGTCGTAATTCCCGCAGTAAATATTTCGTATGCCGCCCAGGAACTTTCAAGTCACGCACCTCACATCGCAAGTTACTGGAACAAGGTTAAGGATAAAATAGTCCAATGTGCCTTATGCCCGCGCAGATGCGTTCTCGACGTAGGGCAGAGGGGCTTCTGCACCGTACGCGTAAATAAGGATGGGACGCTTTACACTCTGGGATACGGCAATCCCGTGGCGGTGCATGTCGATCCGATCGAGAAGAAGCCTTTCTTTCATGTCCTGCCGGGAGAGAGCGCTTTTTCACTGGCGGTTGCCGGATGCAATATGAGATGCTTGTTCTGCCAGAACTGGCAGATATCCCAATCAAAACCCGATGAGGTTACCGCATACGATCTTCCTCCCGAGAAAGTGGTGGATGAGGCTATTAAGTCGCGTTCGCCGCTCATCGTCTACACTTACACGGAACCCACCGTCTTCTATGAGTACATGCTCGATATCGCCAAGCTTGCCCGTGCCAGGGGGCTTAAGAATGGAATGCATTCCTGCGGTTATATAAATCAGGAACCGCTTAAAGAGCTTCTGAAGTATATGGATGCCGTCAATATCGACCTGAAAGGGTTTAATCCCGATTTTTATCGCAGGATGGGCGCTATGGCAGAATTGGCTCCGGTGCTTGAGACGTTAAAGACGATCAGGAATGAGGGGGTGTGGCTCGAGATCACAAACCTTATAATACCCGGCCAGAACGATGACCCGAAAGAGATCAGGGCGATGTGCCGGTGGATAAAAGATAATCTGGGCTCGAGCGTGCCGCTTCATTTCAGCAGGTTCATGCCGTCGTTTAAATTACAGAATCTTCCGCCCACACCGGTGGAGAAGCTGGAAGAGGCGTACCGGATAGCCAAGGAAGAGGGGCTGAAATATGTTTACATCGGCAACGTCCCCGGCAACGAGCATGAAAATACATACTGCCCTTCTTGCGGAAAACTCGTCATAAAGAGGCTGGGTTATCAGGTGTGGACGGACGGCATCAAAGATGGAAAGTGTAATTATTGCGGTTATAACCTCGAAGGGATATGGAAGAGATAA
- the recJ gene encoding single-stranded-DNA-specific exonuclease RecJ, translating into MRKTWRIKDHHPSLQNSLSEHLNISKVTAQLLVNRGIDDIESASEFMNSSLASCHDPFLFKDMDKAVLRIKKAISKKEKILVYGDYDVDGMTSVAIVYSALKNLGAIIDTYIPNRVEEGYGLNNAAIKRAHNNGVTLIITVDCGITSFKEVDHAKMLDIDVIITDHHEILEDRVPAALAVINALQSDCKYPFKHLAGVGIAYKLVKALYEGTPHFAEDFLDLVALGTVADIAQLLGENRTLTKHGLVELTTRSRTGLKALMDVAGLGTKDISSGHIGFVLGPRINAMGRIGSPQKALDLLLSDNAEEAVKLAKVLETENRNRRKIEAKILEEALAKVEREVNFKDHRIIVLAGENWHPGVIGIVASRISDLFYRPAIVISLDGKLGKGSGRSIEHFHLFEYLLRCKDYLAGFGGHEGACGITIDKENIDGFREKINAEAAKDADESIFSEKLDVDMDLPLSSLNEGVIKEIDSLAPFGEENPRPVLVSRKLTIKDGPRPIGKKGFKIWVTDGQITCEAITFNKDKFDMPEAGQKADLAYVPSINDWQGVQSIQLELLDIK; encoded by the coding sequence ATGCGAAAAACATGGCGGATAAAAGATCACCATCCCTCGCTGCAAAATAGCCTTTCAGAGCACCTCAATATATCGAAAGTCACAGCGCAGTTACTGGTAAACCGGGGCATAGATGATATAGAGAGCGCCTCAGAGTTTATGAATTCATCGCTCGCGTCCTGCCATGACCCGTTCCTTTTCAAAGATATGGACAAGGCGGTATTGCGCATAAAGAAGGCGATCTCAAAAAAAGAGAAGATCCTCGTCTATGGCGATTACGACGTGGACGGAATGACGAGCGTCGCTATAGTCTATTCAGCACTTAAGAATCTCGGCGCTATAATCGATACATATATCCCGAATCGCGTTGAGGAGGGGTATGGGTTAAATAACGCGGCTATAAAAAGAGCGCATAATAACGGCGTAACGCTCATAATCACCGTTGATTGCGGTATAACCTCATTTAAAGAGGTAGATCATGCCAAGATGCTGGATATAGACGTTATAATCACGGACCACCATGAGATATTGGAAGACCGTGTGCCCGCGGCCCTGGCCGTCATAAACGCCCTTCAGAGTGATTGCAAATATCCGTTCAAGCACCTGGCCGGTGTAGGTATCGCGTATAAATTAGTAAAAGCTCTGTATGAGGGGACACCGCATTTCGCCGAGGACTTTCTCGACCTGGTGGCGCTTGGCACCGTAGCGGATATTGCCCAGCTCCTGGGCGAGAACAGGACGCTCACTAAACATGGCCTGGTCGAGTTGACCACACGCAGCCGCACGGGCCTGAAGGCCCTGATGGATGTCGCGGGGCTCGGCACGAAGGATATCTCCAGCGGGCATATCGGATTTGTGCTCGGCCCCAGGATCAATGCCATGGGCCGCATAGGCTCGCCCCAGAAGGCGCTCGATCTCCTGCTTAGCGATAATGCTGAAGAAGCCGTAAAGCTTGCTAAGGTGCTGGAGACGGAGAACAGGAACCGCCGGAAGATAGAAGCGAAAATACTTGAAGAGGCCCTCGCGAAAGTCGAAAGGGAAGTTAATTTTAAGGACCACCGCATAATAGTCCTCGCGGGCGAAAATTGGCATCCCGGCGTAATCGGGATAGTGGCTTCGCGCATATCGGACCTCTTTTATCGCCCGGCCATTGTGATATCGCTCGACGGAAAACTCGGGAAGGGTTCGGGCCGCAGTATAGAGCATTTTCATCTCTTCGAATACCTATTGAGGTGCAAGGATTACCTGGCGGGCTTCGGCGGGCACGAGGGGGCTTGCGGGATAACGATAGATAAAGAGAATATCGACGGTTTCAGGGAGAAGATAAATGCCGAGGCGGCAAAGGACGCCGATGAATCCATATTCAGCGAAAAACTCGATGTGGATATGGATCTCCCGCTCAGCAGCTTGAACGAGGGCGTTATAAAAGAGATAGACTCTCTCGCCCCATTCGGAGAAGAGAACCCCCGTCCGGTGCTGGTCTCCCGTAAGCTCACCATAAAGGACGGCCCCCGCCCCATAGGAAAGAAGGGTTTTAAGATCTGGGTGACCGACGGACAGATCACCTGCGAAGCCATCACCTTCAATAAGGACAAGTTCGATATGCCCGAGGCGGGCCAGAAAGCGGATTTAGCTTATGTGCCGTCCATCAATGACTGGCAGGGCGTCCAGTCCATTCAGCTCGAGCTGCTCGATATAAAATAA
- a CDS encoding cation diffusion facilitator family transporter — protein MGKTERIGKNNFNRIRWVLIIVLILNWAVAVAKMLIGFLTRCQSMTADGFHSLSDGTSNIIGLIGIALSARPVDEDHPYGHKKYETFFSLGIAALLMLVCFSLIRESFVRFFHPLVPQVNLISFIVMIVTIAVNTLVVKYEYKQGKELRSDMLVADSMHTRADIYTSLAVIVALIGIKLGFPIIDPIATFVIAIFIGYAVFEIIKDASKILCDTVAIADSEKIVSIVMAVKGVKACHKIRTRGRPDDICIDLHVEVEAAMKIEDAHKVCYAVEAALKKNIPETTDVLVHIEPKAK, from the coding sequence ATGGGAAAAACAGAACGAATCGGTAAAAATAATTTCAATCGCATCCGCTGGGTCCTGATAATAGTACTGATATTGAACTGGGCAGTGGCGGTGGCGAAGATGCTGATCGGCTTTCTGACGCGCTGTCAGAGTATGACGGCCGACGGCTTCCATTCTCTGTCCGACGGTACCTCTAATATAATAGGCCTTATAGGCATAGCCTTGTCCGCCAGGCCTGTGGATGAAGACCATCCTTACGGCCACAAAAAATACGAGACGTTCTTCTCTCTGGGCATAGCAGCGCTTCTCATGCTGGTATGCTTTAGTCTGATAAGGGAGAGCTTCGTACGCTTCTTCCATCCATTAGTGCCGCAGGTGAACCTGATAAGCTTTATAGTGATGATTGTCACGATCGCGGTAAATACCCTGGTAGTGAAATATGAATATAAACAGGGCAAAGAGCTGCGCAGCGATATGCTTGTCGCGGATTCAATGCATACCAGGGCCGACATCTATACGTCGCTAGCGGTTATAGTGGCATTGATAGGCATAAAGTTGGGCTTCCCGATAATCGACCCTATAGCGACATTTGTCATTGCGATATTTATCGGATACGCGGTATTCGAGATAATTAAAGATGCTTCCAAGATATTATGCGATACGGTAGCGATAGCGGATTCCGAGAAGATAGTGTCGATAGTGATGGCCGTAAAAGGCGTCAAGGCTTGTCATAAGATAAGGACGCGCGGACGGCCGGATGACATTTGCATAGATCTGCACGTGGAGGTCGAAGCGGCCATGAAGATCGAAGATGCCCATAAAGTCTGTTACGCCGTAGAAGCGGCCCTTAAGAAAAATATCCCGGAAACTACGGATGTGCTGGTGCATATAGAGCCTAAAGCAAAATAG